A window of Blastomonas sp. SL216 contains these coding sequences:
- a CDS encoding M1 family metallopeptidase produces the protein MRRFSGVSASLFALAIGAAASPVLANPVEQTKGSYEDKFRQLEGEEWPTPTDYRNASGAPGYRYWQQKVDYDVQARLDEARRTVSGTQTVRYQNNSPDALPYLWLLLDQNDYKRDSIAAMTETVSGDKISLAEVRRVKRMQEWEGGFTISAVRDASGKALPFTVVDSLLRIDLGQAVAGNGGETSFSIEWSFPMVENKVVGGRSGYECFTQPGEDGNCIFEGAQWFPRLAVYSDYEGWHNKAFLGSGEFTLEFGDYRVALTVPADHVVAATGVLQNPDQALTAAQRQRLEQAKTATSPVYVVTPQEAVAAERGKASGEKTWVFAAENVRDFGWASSRKFAWDALGVKQDYADQPLVMAMSFFPKEARPLWDAYSTKSIAHTIDVYGKFAFPYPYPVAQSVNGPVGGMEYPMITFNGPRPVKDKKTGNLTYTERAKYGLIGVVIHEIGHNWFPMIVNSDERQWTWMDEGLNTFLQFQAERLWDKDYPARRGEPKDIAEYMLSTNQMPLMTQSDSVLQFGANGYGKPATALTILRETILGRELFDRAFREYAERWRFKHPTPYDFFRTMEESSGVDLDWFWRGWFYSTDHVDIALDKVVRATLEPADATAAAAARKKLRDAEPASLTATRNAGQQTVVERDPATRDFYDAIDPLDATAADKRKASEAFADLTAEEKAARQVTDNFYRFSFGNRGGLVMPVILKMDFSDGSSETARIPAEVWRYNQKAVTWQFVTPKTLVRAEVDPLWETADADRSNNVFTGQIDPKTLKIDTPEEGKNRMKDSDMKVLPDSLRTYDAPK, from the coding sequence TTGCGTCGTTTTTCCGGAGTTTCCGCTTCCCTGTTCGCGCTCGCCATCGGCGCTGCTGCCTCGCCCGTACTCGCCAATCCGGTCGAACAGACCAAGGGCAGCTACGAGGACAAGTTCCGCCAGCTCGAAGGCGAGGAATGGCCGACGCCGACCGATTATCGCAACGCATCGGGCGCTCCGGGCTATCGCTACTGGCAGCAGAAGGTCGACTATGACGTGCAGGCGCGGCTCGACGAGGCTAGGCGCACCGTCAGCGGCACGCAGACCGTGCGCTATCAGAACAATTCGCCCGACGCGCTGCCCTATTTGTGGCTGCTGCTCGACCAGAACGATTACAAGCGCGATTCCATCGCCGCGATGACCGAGACGGTGTCCGGCGACAAGATCAGCCTGGCTGAAGTCCGCCGCGTCAAGCGGATGCAGGAATGGGAAGGCGGCTTCACCATCTCTGCCGTGCGCGACGCGAGCGGCAAGGCGCTGCCCTTCACCGTGGTCGACAGCCTGCTCCGCATCGATCTGGGCCAGGCGGTCGCGGGCAATGGCGGCGAGACCAGTTTCTCGATCGAATGGTCGTTCCCGATGGTCGAGAACAAGGTTGTTGGCGGCCGATCGGGCTATGAATGCTTCACTCAGCCGGGCGAGGACGGCAACTGCATCTTCGAAGGCGCGCAGTGGTTCCCGCGTCTGGCGGTCTATTCGGACTATGAAGGCTGGCACAACAAGGCGTTTCTGGGCTCGGGCGAGTTCACGCTCGAGTTCGGCGATTATCGCGTCGCGCTGACCGTGCCCGCCGATCATGTCGTCGCCGCCACCGGCGTGCTGCAGAACCCCGATCAGGCGCTCACCGCCGCGCAGCGTCAGCGGCTCGAACAGGCCAAGACCGCGACCAGCCCCGTCTATGTCGTGACCCCGCAGGAGGCCGTGGCGGCCGAGCGCGGCAAGGCGTCGGGCGAGAAGACCTGGGTGTTTGCGGCAGAAAACGTCCGCGATTTCGGCTGGGCCTCGTCGCGCAAGTTCGCCTGGGACGCGCTGGGCGTGAAACAGGATTATGCCGATCAGCCGCTGGTGATGGCGATGAGCTTCTTCCCCAAGGAAGCGCGCCCGCTTTGGGATGCCTATTCGACCAAGTCGATCGCGCACACCATCGACGTCTATGGCAAGTTCGCCTTCCCCTATCCCTATCCGGTCGCGCAGTCGGTCAACGGCCCTGTCGGCGGCATGGAATATCCGATGATCACCTTCAACGGCCCGCGCCCGGTGAAGGACAAGAAGACCGGCAACCTCACCTATACCGAGCGCGCCAAATACGGCCTGATCGGCGTGGTGATCCATGAGATCGGCCACAACTGGTTCCCGATGATCGTCAATTCGGACGAGCGCCAATGGACCTGGATGGACGAGGGGCTGAACACCTTCCTGCAGTTCCAGGCCGAGCGGCTGTGGGACAAGGATTATCCGGCGCGGCGCGGCGAGCCCAAGGATATCGCCGAATACATGCTGTCGACCAACCAGATGCCGCTGATGACCCAGTCGGATTCCGTGCTGCAGTTCGGCGCGAACGGCTATGGCAAGCCCGCCACCGCGCTCACCATCCTGCGCGAGACGATCCTGGGCCGCGAGCTGTTCGACCGGGCCTTCCGCGAATATGCCGAACGCTGGCGGTTCAAGCACCCCACGCCCTATGACTTCTTCCGCACCATGGAGGAAAGCTCGGGCGTCGATCTCGACTGGTTCTGGCGCGGCTGGTTCTATTCGACCGACCATGTCGATATCGCGCTCGACAAGGTCGTGCGCGCGACGCTGGAGCCTGCGGATGCCACCGCTGCGGCTGCTGCACGCAAGAAGCTTCGCGATGCCGAACCCGCCTCGCTCACTGCTACGCGCAATGCCGGTCAGCAGACGGTGGTCGAACGCGATCCTGCGACGCGTGATTTCTATGACGCCATCGATCCGCTCGACGCCACGGCCGCTGACAAGCGCAAGGCCTCCGAAGCCTTTGCCGATCTGACGGCGGAGGAAAAGGCGGCTCGGCAAGTGACCGACAATTTCTATCGCTTCAGCTTCGGCAATCGCGGCGGCCTGGTCATGCCGGTAATCCTGAAAATGGATTTTTCGGACGGATCGAGCGAGACCGCGCGCATCCCTGCAGAGGTGTGGCGCTACAACCAGAAGGCGGTGACCTGGCAGTTCGTGACGCCCAAGACGCTGGTGCGTGCCGAGGTCGATCCGCTGTGGGAAACCGCCGACGCCGACCGGTCGAACAATGTCTTCACCGGCCAGATCGATCCCAAGACGCTGAAGATCGACACGCCCGAAGAGGGCAAGAACCGCATGAAGGATTCGGACATGAAGGTGCTGCCGGATTCGCTGCGCACCTATGATGCGCCGAAATGA
- a CDS encoding family 43 glycosylhydrolase: MTSRFPLFSRRSALASAGLSTLGLATSLPASPSPASLPSPGWRRGLDNQRIADLGDGTFLNPVLSGDRPDPAILKDGEDYYLTFSSFESYPGLLIWHSRDLVNWQPRKPALTRNIGSVWAVSLEKHQGRYFIYIPVKASPQNDTFVIWADHIDGPWSDPVPLGLHRHIDPCHAVGEDGSRWLFLSGGDRVRLSDDGMRVTGDVEHVYDPWRYPEEWDVEGFAPEGPKIQRIGEYFYMLTAVGGTAGPPTGHMVIAARSRSIHGPWEQHPGNPLVRTTDIGEGWWSRGHASLVEAPDGSWWSLYHGFENGYWTLGRQCLLDPVAFTADGWFRMTGGDLSAPIAKPQGGEALPHGMALSDDFASLQLGTKWSFFRPDPDEASRARVADKTLFLKGKGLAPSTGSPLLLTAGDTSYRFECDIELAPGGTAGLVLFYDDKLYAGLGFDAERFVTHQYGIERGRPVNPHGKHMRLRVTNRQHIVSFHSSGDGGRTWVKFDRGMEVSGYHHNVRGGFLMLRPGLYAAGPGEAKFRDFRFTALDD, encoded by the coding sequence GTGACCAGCCGCTTCCCTCTGTTCAGCCGCCGCAGCGCGCTCGCCTCGGCTGGCCTTTCGACCTTGGGGCTTGCAACATCTCTGCCCGCAAGCCCCTCCCCGGCGTCATTACCCTCCCCAGGCTGGCGCCGGGGCCTCGACAATCAGCGCATCGCCGATCTGGGCGATGGCACCTTCCTCAACCCTGTGCTGTCGGGTGACCGGCCCGATCCTGCAATCCTCAAGGACGGCGAGGATTATTACCTCACCTTTTCCAGCTTCGAATCCTATCCCGGCCTGCTGATCTGGCATTCGCGCGATCTGGTGAACTGGCAGCCCCGCAAGCCTGCACTCACCCGCAATATCGGCTCGGTCTGGGCGGTCAGCCTGGAGAAGCACCAGGGCCGCTATTTCATCTACATCCCGGTGAAGGCCAGCCCGCAGAACGACACGTTCGTCATATGGGCGGACCATATCGACGGCCCCTGGAGCGATCCGGTACCACTGGGCCTGCACAGGCATATCGACCCCTGCCATGCGGTGGGCGAGGACGGATCGCGCTGGCTGTTCCTCTCAGGCGGGGACCGGGTGCGGCTGTCCGACGACGGCATGCGCGTCACGGGCGATGTCGAGCATGTCTACGATCCCTGGCGCTATCCTGAAGAATGGGATGTCGAAGGCTTTGCGCCCGAAGGGCCGAAGATCCAACGCATCGGCGAGTATTTCTACATGCTGACCGCTGTCGGCGGCACGGCAGGGCCTCCCACGGGTCATATGGTCATCGCTGCCCGCTCGCGATCGATCCACGGCCCGTGGGAGCAGCATCCCGGCAATCCGCTGGTGCGCACCACCGACATCGGCGAAGGTTGGTGGTCGCGCGGTCATGCCAGTCTGGTCGAGGCGCCCGATGGCAGCTGGTGGAGCCTCTATCACGGGTTCGAGAACGGCTATTGGACACTCGGACGGCAGTGCCTGCTCGATCCGGTCGCATTCACGGCGGACGGCTGGTTCAGGATGACCGGCGGCGATCTTTCCGCGCCGATCGCAAAGCCCCAGGGCGGCGAAGCCCTGCCCCATGGCATGGCGCTGTCCGACGATTTCGCCAGCCTGCAGCTCGGCACCAAATGGTCGTTCTTCCGCCCTGACCCTGATGAGGCCAGCCGCGCCCGCGTTGCGGACAAGACATTGTTCCTGAAAGGCAAGGGCCTTGCCCCTTCGACCGGATCGCCGCTGTTGCTGACCGCAGGCGACACATCCTACCGGTTCGAATGCGATATCGAACTCGCGCCTGGCGGCACCGCGGGGCTGGTGCTGTTCTATGACGACAAGCTTTATGCGGGCCTCGGCTTCGACGCCGAACGCTTCGTGACGCATCAGTACGGCATCGAGCGTGGGCGCCCCGTCAACCCGCATGGCAAGCACATGCGCCTCCGCGTGACCAACCGCCAGCATATCGTCAGCTTCCACAGCTCGGGCGATGGCGGCAGGACCTGGGTCAAGTTCGACCGCGGGATGGAAGTCTCGGGCTATCACCACAATGTCCGCGGCGGCTTTCTGATGCTGCGCCCCGGACTTTATGCGGCAGGTCCCGGCGAAGCGAAATTCCGCGATTTCCGCTTTACCGCGCTGGACGATTGA
- a CDS encoding alpha/beta hydrolase, whose translation MTIDRRSLMAAPLVLGLAGLARAQTPVPEVPGGALPPGLPQPQETIDIWPNGAPGAPAKPLVETVQERSTDRLVTDRAVFGITKPRLAVFRPDRPNGAAVLITPGGGYRWVVVDKEGYEMGRWLAARGFTVFVLFYRLPGEGWAAGPNVALADAQRAMRVIRAHAGDFAIDPERVSAMGFSAGGHLCADLATRFDAQVYDPVDAADQLSARPHSAAPIYPVISMTPPDAHPGSRDLLLGKTPTPAMEAAHSPHRNVPANAPPFFLLHAEDDEVVPVSNALLLRPALKDKGVRVETHLFEHGGHGFGLRKAIGKPVEAWPELWRAWARTTGLAL comes from the coding sequence ATGACGATCGACCGCCGATCCCTCATGGCGGCTCCGCTCGTTCTGGGCCTGGCCGGTCTGGCCAGAGCGCAGACGCCGGTACCCGAGGTGCCGGGCGGTGCTCTGCCCCCCGGCTTGCCACAGCCGCAAGAGACCATCGACATTTGGCCCAATGGCGCGCCGGGTGCCCCTGCAAAGCCGCTTGTCGAAACCGTGCAGGAGCGCTCGACCGACCGGCTGGTCACCGACCGCGCGGTGTTCGGCATCACCAAGCCTCGGCTCGCGGTGTTCCGACCCGATCGGCCCAATGGCGCGGCGGTGCTGATCACGCCCGGCGGTGGCTATCGCTGGGTGGTGGTCGACAAGGAAGGCTATGAAATGGGCCGCTGGCTGGCGGCGCGCGGTTTTACCGTCTTTGTGCTGTTCTACCGCCTGCCGGGCGAAGGTTGGGCGGCGGGGCCCAATGTCGCGCTCGCCGATGCGCAGCGGGCGATGCGCGTGATCCGCGCGCACGCAGGCGATTTCGCCATCGATCCCGAGCGAGTCTCTGCCATGGGCTTTTCCGCAGGGGGCCATCTGTGCGCCGATCTGGCGACGCGCTTCGATGCGCAGGTCTATGACCCAGTAGACGCCGCCGACCAGCTCTCGGCCCGGCCGCATAGCGCTGCGCCAATCTATCCGGTCATATCAATGACCCCGCCCGATGCGCATCCCGGTTCGCGCGACCTGCTGCTCGGCAAGACCCCGACGCCTGCGATGGAAGCTGCGCATTCGCCGCATCGCAATGTCCCCGCCAATGCCCCGCCCTTCTTCCTGCTGCATGCGGAAGACGACGAGGTCGTGCCGGTGAGCAACGCGCTGCTGCTGCGCCCCGCGCTCAAGGACAAGGGCGTGCGCGTCGAGACACATCTGTTCGAACATGGCGGTCATGGCTTTGGCCTGCGCAAGGCGATCGGCAAGCCGGTCGAGGCCTGGCCAGAGCTTTGGCGCGCCTGGGCGCGGACCACGGGGCTGGCGCTGTGA
- a CDS encoding TonB-dependent receptor: MRQQHSHRATGISIFKAALLTGCALGAAGTAQAQVAEAEQPTQVEDEGLAADEIVVTGFRQSLEAAINLKRTSVGAIDAIVAEDIAKFPDQNLAESLQRIPGISITRDAGEGRAITVRGLSSQFTRVRVNGLETVATSTDGASANRDRAFDFNVFASELFSSIVVHKTAEASLDEGSLGAVVDLNTGNPLAAKAGFTAVGSAVVSYNDLSEYAGPRLAGLLSWRNDSGTFGVSLSAAYQKTQVLELGNNTVRWAQARFDSVNGAPCFTTSATNLTAVRNSGGVYTNGRSAACDQAALSFHPRIPRYGEVKHDRERLGITGSIQFAPTDMTKFSIDGLFSRFNSDRRERWGEVLLRSNERSIDVVNPVYDANNNMISATLNDAWVRTEHYLRESTTEFYQVGGTWDQDLSDSFRFTMLGGISKSTADIPVETTIVFDDRDAQGYSYDYTDMKRPRLTFGTSVTDPAVFQLAEIRDRPSEIVNQFKTAQLRTEWDVTDGFTVKAGVMWRRFEFDTVAFTRDTAVCGNGGLDRVLGTITCSPTSLFGPTAIYGFQATPALSELFNLGKAGQPAGNTNAWLVPNLDATTEFTKLYSRPLAVDAGNNRGVQETTKGGYLQFDAKGDLFGMEYALNAGIRYVKTEQSSYGLVGTVEATIERSYDDWLPSANLAIFPTQNLIIRAAAAEVITRPTLGSLTPGGSADGFNFRVNSGNPFLEPFRATNYDLAIEWYFAPQALLSVAGFIKNVDSFTQTAAITEATFAQTGLPVSVLNPSSPAALNPALLTQPIWTLTTPVNGTGAKLKGVEVALQLPFTVFTDGFLGNFGILANATFIDSNADFIVQGPATLPGGALVNVTRSAALANVSKRSYNGTFYYDDGKFSARVMATYRSRWHEGASGTGNILEGFGSQFNLDASIRYKLTEWVEVSLEGNNLTDTYRYRFTDFDANRNYENNHFGRTFFLGARFKY, from the coding sequence ATGCGCCAACAGCATTCGCACCGGGCAACCGGCATTTCCATTTTCAAGGCCGCGTTGCTCACCGGATGCGCGCTGGGCGCTGCGGGTACCGCACAGGCCCAGGTGGCCGAAGCCGAGCAGCCGACTCAGGTTGAGGACGAAGGTCTTGCAGCCGATGAGATCGTCGTCACCGGTTTCCGCCAGTCGCTTGAAGCGGCGATCAACCTGAAGCGCACCTCGGTCGGTGCGATCGACGCGATCGTCGCCGAAGACATCGCCAAGTTCCCCGACCAGAACCTGGCAGAATCGCTGCAGCGCATTCCCGGCATCTCGATCACGCGTGACGCGGGCGAAGGTCGCGCGATCACCGTGCGCGGTCTGTCGAGCCAGTTCACCCGCGTCCGCGTCAACGGCCTCGAAACCGTCGCCACCTCGACCGATGGCGCATCGGCCAATCGCGACCGCGCGTTCGACTTCAACGTGTTCGCCTCCGAACTGTTCAGCTCGATCGTGGTCCACAAGACCGCCGAAGCCAGCCTCGACGAAGGTTCGCTGGGCGCGGTGGTCGATCTCAACACCGGAAACCCGCTCGCGGCCAAGGCGGGCTTCACCGCCGTCGGTTCGGCCGTGGTGAGCTATAACGATCTGTCCGAATATGCCGGTCCCCGTCTCGCAGGCCTGCTGAGCTGGCGCAACGATTCGGGCACGTTCGGCGTGTCACTGTCGGCTGCGTACCAGAAGACGCAGGTGCTCGAGCTCGGCAACAACACCGTGCGCTGGGCACAGGCGCGGTTCGACTCGGTCAACGGCGCGCCGTGCTTCACCACCAGCGCGACCAACCTCACCGCCGTGCGCAACAGCGGCGGCGTCTACACCAATGGCCGCAGCGCCGCGTGCGACCAGGCCGCGCTGTCCTTCCACCCGCGCATTCCGCGCTATGGTGAAGTCAAGCACGACCGCGAGCGTCTGGGCATTACCGGATCGATCCAGTTCGCGCCGACCGACATGACCAAGTTCTCGATCGACGGCCTGTTCTCGCGCTTCAACAGCGACCGTCGCGAGCGCTGGGGCGAGGTATTGCTGCGCTCAAACGAGCGTTCGATTGACGTCGTCAACCCGGTCTATGACGCCAACAACAACATGATCTCGGCAACGCTGAACGATGCCTGGGTCCGCACCGAACACTATCTGCGCGAGAGCACCACCGAATTCTATCAGGTCGGCGGCACCTGGGATCAGGACCTGTCGGACAGCTTCCGCTTCACCATGCTGGGCGGCATTTCCAAGTCGACCGCCGATATTCCGGTGGAAACGACCATCGTGTTCGATGACCGCGACGCGCAGGGCTATAGCTACGACTATACCGACATGAAGCGCCCGCGCCTCACCTTCGGCACCAGCGTCACCGATCCTGCGGTGTTCCAGCTCGCCGAAATTCGCGACCGTCCGTCCGAGATCGTCAACCAGTTCAAGACCGCACAGCTGCGCACCGAATGGGACGTCACCGACGGCTTCACGGTCAAGGCAGGCGTGATGTGGCGCCGGTTCGAATTCGACACGGTGGCCTTTACCCGCGATACGGCTGTCTGCGGCAATGGCGGTCTGGACCGCGTGCTCGGCACCATCACCTGCTCGCCCACCAGCCTGTTCGGACCGACGGCGATCTACGGCTTCCAGGCCACACCGGCGCTGTCTGAGCTGTTCAATCTGGGCAAGGCCGGTCAGCCTGCAGGCAATACCAACGCCTGGCTCGTCCCCAATCTCGACGCCACGACCGAATTCACCAAGCTCTACAGCCGTCCGCTGGCGGTGGATGCGGGCAACAACCGCGGCGTGCAGGAAACCACCAAGGGCGGCTATCTGCAGTTCGATGCCAAGGGTGACCTGTTCGGCATGGAATATGCGCTGAACGCCGGCATCCGCTATGTGAAGACCGAACAGTCGTCCTACGGCCTGGTCGGCACGGTCGAAGCGACGATCGAGCGCAGCTATGACGACTGGCTGCCCTCGGCCAATCTCGCCATCTTCCCGACGCAGAACCTGATCATCCGTGCTGCAGCAGCAGAGGTCATCACCCGGCCTACGCTGGGTTCGCTGACGCCTGGCGGTTCGGCGGACGGGTTCAACTTCCGCGTCAACAGCGGCAACCCGTTCCTGGAGCCGTTCCGTGCAACCAACTATGACCTGGCGATCGAATGGTATTTCGCTCCGCAGGCGCTGCTGTCGGTGGCTGGCTTCATCAAGAATGTCGACAGCTTCACCCAGACGGCGGCAATCACCGAGGCGACCTTTGCCCAGACCGGCCTGCCCGTCTCGGTGCTCAACCCGTCTTCGCCTGCTGCATTGAACCCGGCGCTTCTGACTCAGCCGATCTGGACGCTGACCACGCCGGTCAACGGAACCGGTGCCAAGCTGAAGGGTGTCGAAGTCGCCCTGCAGCTGCCGTTCACCGTGTTTACCGATGGCTTCCTGGGCAATTTCGGTATTCTGGCCAACGCGACCTTTATCGACAGCAATGCCGATTTCATCGTGCAGGGCCCGGCGACCCTGCCGGGTGGCGCGCTGGTCAACGTGACCCGCAGCGCGGCGCTGGCGAACGTGTCGAAGCGTTCGTACAATGGCACCTTCTATTATGACGATGGCAAGTTCTCCGCCCGCGTCATGGCGACCTATCGCAGCCGCTGGCACGAAGGCGCAAGCGGCACCGGCAACATTCTGGAAGGCTTTGGCAGCCAGTTCAACCTCGACGCCTCGATCCGCTACAAGCTGACCGAATGGGTCGAAGTCTCGCTGGAAGGCAACAACCTGACCGACACCTATCGCTATCGCTTCACCGATTTCGACGCGAACCGGAACTACGAGAACAACCATTTCGGCCGCACCTTCTTCCTGGGCGCGCGCTTCAAATACTGA
- a CDS encoding pectate lyase encodes MRKTLKKAAFAGAFALACLGPVAAEPHPGDPTRGGAGGRIIRVTTLAKAGPGSLAEALAAKGPRTIVFEVGGVIDLGRSTLEISEPFVTIAGQTAPSPGITIIKGGIDLRTHDVIVSHIRVMTGADGQARMSGWEADSFSTVAAHNVVVEHCSFLWGVDENMSASGPRFTGDTVEQWRAGTSHHIVFRDNLAAEGLANSSHPKGEHSKGSLIHDNATNIMFYRNVWAHNVERSPLVKGGAQVAMVNNLIYNPGHRAVHYNLMNLEWQGHDYVTGEITAVGNVMRGGNDTNEGLPFLMLGGDGDLAYFGKDNRAVDRHGNPLPQFGRYGETRAKLVAAKAPLANLSAYSVLPSGEVETSLLQTAGARPWDRAPDDIRVLFFVAEGRGDIIDDESEVGGYPAPVATFAPFDEAQWDLATMTPKSGRYPGQKGGAQESLSTRDRQMRTPQP; translated from the coding sequence ATGCGCAAGACACTCAAAAAGGCCGCATTTGCCGGGGCTTTTGCCCTGGCCTGTCTGGGGCCGGTGGCGGCCGAGCCGCATCCGGGTGATCCGACACGTGGCGGGGCAGGGGGGCGAATCATCCGCGTGACCACGCTTGCCAAGGCGGGTCCGGGATCGCTGGCAGAGGCGCTTGCCGCCAAGGGTCCGCGCACCATCGTGTTCGAAGTCGGCGGGGTGATCGACCTGGGCCGCAGCACGCTGGAGATCAGCGAACCGTTCGTCACCATTGCCGGGCAGACTGCGCCCTCGCCTGGCATTACCATCATCAAGGGCGGCATTGATCTGCGCACGCACGATGTCATCGTCTCGCACATCCGCGTGATGACCGGCGCCGACGGCCAGGCGCGGATGTCGGGCTGGGAAGCCGATTCCTTCTCGACCGTTGCCGCGCACAATGTCGTGGTCGAACATTGCAGTTTCCTGTGGGGGGTGGATGAGAACATGTCCGCCTCCGGCCCGCGCTTCACTGGCGACACGGTCGAGCAATGGCGCGCCGGGACCAGCCATCACATCGTCTTCCGCGACAATCTGGCAGCTGAGGGTCTGGCCAATTCCAGCCACCCCAAGGGCGAGCACAGCAAGGGCTCGCTCATCCATGATAATGCAACGAATATAATGTTTTACCGCAATGTCTGGGCGCACAATGTCGAACGCTCGCCGCTGGTCAAGGGCGGGGCCCAGGTCGCGATGGTCAACAACCTGATCTACAATCCCGGCCACCGCGCAGTGCATTACAACCTGATGAACCTCGAATGGCAGGGGCATGACTATGTCACCGGCGAGATCACGGCGGTCGGCAATGTCATGCGCGGCGGCAATGACACCAACGAGGGTCTGCCGTTCCTGATGCTGGGCGGGGACGGCGATCTTGCCTATTTCGGCAAGGACAATCGTGCGGTCGACCGGCATGGCAATCCGCTGCCCCAGTTCGGCCGCTATGGCGAGACGCGCGCGAAGCTGGTCGCCGCAAAGGCACCGCTTGCGAACCTGTCGGCCTATAGCGTCCTGCCGTCGGGCGAGGTCGAGACATCGCTGCTGCAGACCGCGGGCGCCCGCCCCTGGGACCGGGCACCCGATGACATTCGCGTGCTGTTCTTCGTGGCCGAAGGGCGCGGCGACATTATCGACGATGAGAGCGAGGTCGGCGGTTATCCCGCGCCGGTGGCGACCTTCGCGCCGTTCGACGAGGCGCAATGGGATCTGGCCACGATGACCCCGAAATCGGGTCGCTATCCCGGCCAGAAGGGCGGCGCGCAGGAGTCGCTTTCCACCCGCGACCGCCAGATGCGGACCCCCCAGCCATGA
- a CDS encoding cupin domain-containing protein yields MSALVAALLLAAAPPMAVIDELDTVKREPPPHGAIGMSTAWRISDHVPQPRRMEFRRRTLDIGAAIGEHPIAHDEVYYVLDGEGEVVSDGQRAMLKPGMTAYLYDGAVVGIWQKGDKPLALIIAYPVKEPVSCPAECTAPSPTAPARIGGDR; encoded by the coding sequence ATGAGCGCGCTGGTCGCCGCGCTGCTGCTGGCCGCAGCGCCGCCGATGGCGGTGATCGACGAGCTGGACACGGTGAAGCGCGAACCGCCGCCGCATGGGGCGATCGGCATGAGCACGGCCTGGCGGATCAGCGACCATGTCCCGCAGCCGCGCAGGATGGAATTCCGCCGGCGGACGCTCGATATCGGTGCCGCTATCGGCGAACACCCGATTGCGCATGACGAGGTCTATTATGTGCTCGACGGCGAAGGCGAGGTGGTCTCGGACGGCCAGCGCGCGATGCTCAAGCCCGGCATGACTGCCTATCTCTATGACGGCGCGGTTGTCGGCATCTGGCAGAAGGGCGACAAGCCGCTTGCGCTGATCATCGCCTATCCGGTCAAGGAACCGGTCAGCTGCCCGGCTGAATGTACGGCGCCGTCGCCCACAGCTCCCGCTCGAATCGGCGGGGATCGTTGA